One segment of Echeneis naucrates chromosome 15, fEcheNa1.1, whole genome shotgun sequence DNA contains the following:
- the gins1 gene encoding DNA replication complex GINS protein PSF1 → MFCEKALELIRELHRMNDGQLPTFNEDGLRQVLQEMEALYEQNQNDVNEAKSEGRTDLIPSIKLRHCCLLRNQRCLTAYLYDRLLRIRALRWEYGSVLPANVRFQMCAEELQWFSQYKKSLAIFMRSLGGGEGLDITQDMKPPKSLYIEVRCLKDHGEFEIDDGTVILLKKNSQHFLPRWKCEQLIRQGVLEHVMS, encoded by the exons ATGTTTTGTGAAAAAGCCCTGGAGTTAATCAGGGAGCTTCATCGGATGAATGACGGACAGCTGCCCACTTTCAAC gaggATGGACTGCGACAGGTCCTGCAGGAGATGGAAGCTCTGTATGAACAGAACCAGAACGACGT aaATGAGGCAAAATCTGAGGGTCGGACTGATCTGATTCCCTCCATCAAACTGCGTCACTGCTGCCTGCTGAGGAACCAGCGCTGCCTCACTGCCTACCT ATATGACCGGCTGCTGAGGATCAGAGCTCTGCGCTGGGAGTATGGCAGCGTGCTGCCCGCCAATGTTCGATTCCAAATGTGTGCAGAGGAG TTGCAGTGGTTCAGTCAGTATAAAAAGTCTCTGGCCATCTTCATGCGCTCTCTGGGTGGAGGGGAAGGTCTAGATATCACTCAGGACATGAAGCCTCCAAAGAGTCTCTACATTGAG GTGAGGTGTTTAAAGGACCACGGAGAGTTTGAAATCGACGATGGAACAGTGATCCTGCTGAAGAAGAACAGTCAG CACTTCCTACCACGCTGGAAATGTGAACAGCTGATCCGTCAGGGTGTCCTGGAACATGTCATGTCCTGA
- the ninl gene encoding ninein-like protein isoform X1 has protein sequence MDEADHSHYVAQLKAEFDSCDTTSTGFLDREELTVLCQKLQLDAHLPLILDTLLGERTYTRVNFEEFKDGFVAVLSRSLDFSTSDDESSYLEPVSPEEVEPIFVKGTKHYGQNSCSDSKLNAAVTCDSEDSPLTRTEATDSSPPGVCRAKLRQSMSLDSVESLKSDEEVGNQRENIQPEFPSKADPQEDVEQSVNGGGGSGVHVMMTTYEHGLQQHNTEGLDLLLRKLDANLDGRVSNRNFQCFGSNPLSCSTPVQPAEQQRTLHRSQSLLEECSARSTSPSLLTAAVGQRIFSQLDDGSGCTKPERVVALWTEEGILNSRDILQTLDFSLEERISLEDLTLALDNELLVSGNGIHQAALISYKNEIQHLQVVAEQACKERDKVKADLDLANQRNLQLIGEVDDRNANMELLNQKMIRDLEQDFRDRLTALRSQSEQDSEALLQQVERERNNLQKELQLLRGQEAELQEELSSATKECRHLEDELTVVKLKLTDAENLVNKLQSDLDQLLHDKFGSLDPAGAGLGHDERFTEIIKEYELQCRELQDKNDELSTELELLKGQRGDRKTKRAAAESTALSCTEQRTDSAESDSGDLDMKCNSSPRVKKKLLPADKTTLCSLDSVSGPAVSIQTELALEQLKQIHNQDLQQLHIQLETQVNYYERSLERMRQSMEVERKDIAQAFKLEISELEEQKAQAEQQVKQLKEALDKLHTEIQHGGRGGQGWSNEQERRMQWEQAELEQNFAREISNLVQRLSAEKEQLQAEMKLKMDQEVMLVREESEQRLGQMKLLYAEDQRNFLHQLHHEHQQLQEQRGFWENQLILLEQEKLQCEERAREDQARICSQFTSEKKRVEEQHETAVFQLKEQVSRIKEIIQSYKLQINQSEISLEELMDKCSQGGEELTTSLERCTDLEARLEEACMQLVESVTFIESHEALSKDLSSEKSSVEEELQVVKAREKQLKTQVNQLMEQLGNLQATSDSIIQDRELVADNCSCLSNAFTQQQALRAEIEKEALRTRAESVSKLAAELESLKTDRARLIQDLKDQAMAVDNLQLELDGALEELKKRSSTEDSLQEALKQEQIRTLQLNSSLEEEKEEVCRLSQENISYLRLADQLSTQIVEMEEESSTLRDRLRDLNSQFNETADLVLELRRQLNSKTNEVDQLRAEVADSAEFFHQAKSSLERQCQDVQLEAKERDLDWAREQVNQLQQALQDSQDQLRKAEENLEQEKRRMTQQLMDLEKLVLALEEVMDPASSHRTQLEEVRSEKGALQERLSILQQEIQNLEDDIAKKRRKLEGMEREHERSREEEERLHKENSKYREEVLDLSSRNLQLSNDNAELSAHLHGERESVSMLQERLAAMSKELQEGDDAIRQLQDTVMQQEKEKLQQQAVWTQERQVLERQLSSCKDKLSHLSEVETELKSVILRQKWLEEDKAKLLREADDRNNKVEKLQQSVLSLELEAELLRSQLNTSNQHKLGHSQEVTELQKKLQDTHNTVKEFETKIRKLMKEKEDLCQAMEEQEEKAAITLQEETQRLRIQNQDLQCKVPGTSPGGSVYLNHGDPHLTCEFNGCFQLSELQIQGLEVQKLTQEQLNLKTKLSELEKSQTQAKNRAMRTDTAFSVVQMQHFRQLQERQEQEGDGLRERMDHLQSRLLEEQRRSQQLEETLTQQAQQSNSQMSVKQDQYDKAMASLHLRMEDLEIKLKGVQLALQEKVQQLKEQLVKNNKSNKLLKDLYVENSQLMKALQVTEQRQKNAEKRNYLLEDKVKALNKLLREIVPASLPRSC, from the exons agtCTGAAGTCTGATGAAGAGGTTGGAAATCAGAGGGAGAACATCCAGCCAGAATTTCCGTCTAAAG CTGATCCGCAGGAGGATGTGGAGCAGAGCGttaatggaggaggaggatcaggGGTCCATGTAATGATGACAACTTATGAACatggcctacagcagcataacACAGAG GGTCTGGACTTGCTGCTGAGAAAATTGGACGCCAACCTGGACGGTAGAGTCAGCAATAGGAATTTCCAGTGTTTTGGTTCCAACCCGCTTTCCTGCTCCACCCCAGTGCAACCAGCTGAGCAACAGAGGACACTGCACAGG TCCCAGTCACTGTTAGAGGAATGCTCAGCTCGCTCCACCTCACCCTCCCTTCTCACGGCCGCAGTTGGTCAAAGGATTTTCAGCCAGCTGGATGATGGCTCGGGATGCACCAAACCAGAGCGTGTTGTTGCCCTCTGGACCGAGGAGGGCATCCTGAACAGCCGGGATATCCTGCAG ACTCTGGACTTCTCTCTGGAGGAGCGTATCAGTCTGGAAGACCTGACTCTGGCCCTGGACAATGAGCTGCTGGTCAGTGGGAATGGCATCCACCAGGCGGCGCTCATCTCTTACAAGAACGAGATCCAGCACCTGCA agtgGTAGCAGAACAGGCTTGCAAGGAGCGGGACAAGGTGAAGGCAGACCTGGATCTGGCCAATCAGAGGAACCTGCAGCTGATTGGGGAGGTGGATGACCGCAACGCCAATATGGAGTTGCTCAACCAGAAAATGATTAG GGACCTGGAGCAGGATTTCCGTGATAGGTTAACAGCTCTGCGCAGTCAGTCAGAGCAAGACAGTGaggctctgctgcagcaggtggagaGAGAACGGAACAATCTGCAAAAGGAGCTGCAACTGCTCAGAGGGCAGGAGGCTGAGTTGCAGGAGGAGCTCAGCAGTGCCACAAAG GAGTGCAGACATCTTGAGGATGAgctgactgttgtgaagctgaaGCTGACTGATGCAGAGAACTTAGTTAACAAACTTCAGAGCGACCTGGACCAGCTGCTGCATGACAag TTTGGCAGCTTGGACCCGGCTGGTGCTGGTCTGGGTCATGACGAGAGATTCACTGAGATCATCAAAGAGTACGAGCTGCAGTGTAGG gaACTGCaggacaaaaatgatgagctGAGCACAGAGTTGGAGCTTCTGAAAGGTCAGAGGGGGGACAGAAAGACCaagagagctgcagcagaatcCACTGCTCTGAGCTGTACCGAACAACGCACTGACAGTGCAGAATCTGATTCTG GCGATTTGGACATGAAGTGCAACTCATCTCCTCGGGTGAAGAAGAAACTGCTGCCAGCTGATAAAACCA CTCTGTGTTCCCTGGATAGTGTTTCTGGTCCTGCTGTCAGTATCCAGACTGAATTGGCTCTGGAGCAGCTTAAGCAAATACACAACCAGGACCTGCAGCAACTGCACATCCAGCTTGAGACGCAG GTGAACTACTACGAGCGCAGCCTGGAACGAATGAGACAGAGCATGGAGGTGGAGCGTAAAGACATCGCTCAAGCCTTCAAG ttggAGATCAGTGAACTAGAAGAGCAGAAGGCTcaggcagagcagcaggtgAAGCAGCTGAAGGAAGCTCTGGACAAACTACATACTGAGATCCAAcatggaggaagaggtggacAAGGGTGGAGCAACGAGCAAGAGCGCAG GATGCAGTGGGAacaggcagagctggagcagaACTTTGCTAGAGAGATCAGCAACCTGGTCCAGAGACTGAGTGCTGAGAAGGAACAGCTGCAGGCTGAAATGAAGCTGAAGATGGACCAAGAAGTGATGCTGGTCAG GGAGGAGTCTGAGCAGCGACTTGGTCAGATGAAGCTGCTGTATGCTGAAGATCAGCGCAACTTCCTCCATCAGCTTCATCATGAGCACCAACAGCTACAGGAGCAGAGAGGTTTCTGGGAAAACCAACTCATACTTTTGGAGCAGGAAAAGCTGCAATGTGAAGAGAGAGCCAGGGAGGATCAGGCCAGGATTTGTAGTCAGTTCAcctcagagaagaagagggtgGAGGAGCAGCATGAGACGGCAGTCTTTCAGCTAAAGGAGCAGGTCTCAAGAATAAAGGAGATCATACAGAGCTACAAGCTGCAGATCAACCAATCAGAGATCAGTTTAGAGGAGCTCATGGATAAATGTAGTCAGGGTGGGGAAGAACTTACAACATCTCTAGAGCGGTGCACTGACCTGGAAGCCAGGCTCGAGGAGGCCTGCATGCAACTGGTGGAGAGTGTTACCTTCATTGAGTCTCATGAGGCTTTGAGCAAAGACCTCTCCTCAGAAAAGAGTtcagtggaggaggagctgcaggtggTGAAGGCCAGAGAGAAGCAGCTTAAGACTCAGGTGAACCAGCTGATGGAACAACTGGGAAACCTCCAAGCCACATCAGACAGTATCATACAGGATCGGGAATTGGTGGCGGACAACTGCAGCTGCCTCTCCAATGCCTTCACCCAGCAGCAGGCCCTAAGGGCTGAGATAGAAAAGGAGGCCCTGAGGACCAGGGCTGAAAGTGTCTCTAAACTGGCTGCTGAACTGGAGTCATTAAAGACAGACCGAGCCAGACTGATCCAAGACCTGAAGGACCAAGCAATGGCAGTGGACAAcctgcagctggagctggatGGAGCCTTAGAGGAGTTAAAAAAGAGGAGTAGCACTGAGGATAGTCTGCAGGAGGCTTTGAAGCAGGAGCAGATAAGGACATTGCAGCTCAACTCTAgtctggaggaagagaaagaagaggtcTGTCGTCTAAGCCAGGAGAATATCAGCTACCTCCGGTTGGCTGACCAGCTATCCACGCAGATTgtagagatggaggaggagagctctACTCTGAGAGACCGTCTTAGAGATCTCAACTCTCAGTTCAATGAAACTGCAGACCTGGTCCTGGAACTCAGGAGGCAGCTCAACTCTAAAACCAATGAGGTAGACCAGCTGAGGGCTGAGGTAGCAGACAGTGCTGAATTTTTCCATCAAGCAAAGTCTTCCTTAGAGAGGCAGTGCCAAGATGTTCAGCTGGAGGCCAAAGAGAGGGACCTGGACTGGGCCAGGGAGCAGGTgaaccagctgcagcaggccCTGCAGGACTCACAGGACCAGCTGAGAAAGGCAGAAGAGAATTtggaacaggagaagagaaggatgACGCAGCAGCTGATGGATCTAGAGAAACTAGTCCTTGCTCTGGAGGAAGTGATGGACCCAGCCAGTTCACACAG GACTCAGTTGGAGGAGGTTCGATCAGAGAAAGGAGCTCTTCAGGAGCGACTCAGCATCCTGCAGCAAGAAATCCAGAACCTGGAGGATGATATTGCCAAGAAAAG gaggaaactggaggggatggagagagaacacgagaggagcagagaagaagaagagaggctGCACAAAGAG AATTCCAAATATCGAGAGGAGGTGCTAGATCTGAGCAGCAGAAATCTGCAGTTGAGCAATGACAATGCCGAGCTCAGTGCCCATCTCCATGGAGAGCGGGAATCAGTCAGTATGCTACAGGAGCGCCTGGCGGCAATGTCCAAGGAGCTGCAAGAGGGAGATGATGCG ATACGACAGCTGCAGGATACAGTGATGcaacaagagaaagagaagctgcagcagcaggcagtATGGACACAGGAGAGACAAGTGCTGGAGAGGCAGCTTAGCTCCTGCAAAGACAAG CTGAGTCACCTGTCGGAGGTGGAAACGGAGCTCAAAAGTGTGATTCTAAGGCAGAAGTGGCTGGAGGAAGACAAGGCCAAACTGTTGAGAGAGGCAGATGACCGCAACAACAAG gtggagaagctgcagcagtctgttctctctctggAGTTGGAAGCTGAGCTGCTTCGCTCTCAGCTCAACACCAGCAATCAGCACAAACTTGGCCACAGTCAGGAAGTAACTGAGTTGCAGAAGAAGCTGCAGGACACTCACAACACG GTGAAGGAGTTTGAGACCAAAATCAGGAAGCtgatgaaggagaaggaagatCTGTGTCAAGCCatggaggaacaggaggagaagGCTGCTATCACCCTGCAGGAGGAGACCCAGAGACTGAGGATCCAGAACCAGGATCTCCAATGCAAGGTACCAGGCACCTCGCCAGGTGGTTCAGTCTATCTGAACCATGGtgatcctcatctcacctgtGAATTTAACGGCTGTTTCCAGCTGTCAGAGTTACAGATCCAAGGTCTGGAGGTCCAGAAACTGACACAAGAGCAGCTTAACCTGAAGACCAAACTGAGTGAGCTGGAGAAGTCTCAGACACAGGCAAAGAACCGG GCAATGCGGACAGACACCGCTTTCAGCGTGGTACAGATGCAGCATTTTCGGCAGCTGCAGGAGAGGCAAGAGCAGGAGGGTGATGGACTCAGAGAACGGATGGACCATCTGCAGTCCCGGCTGCTGGAGGAGCAAAGGAGGagtcagcagctggaggagacaCTGACCCAGCAAGCCCAGCAGAGCAACTCTCAGATGAGCGTCAAACAG gATCAATATGATAAGGCCATGGCCTCGTTACATCTGAGGATGGAGGACCTAGAGATCAAACTGAAGGGGGTCCAGTTGGCTCTGCAGGAAAAAGTCCAGCAGCTTAAAGAACAG CTGGTGAAGAACAACAAGtcaaacaagctgctgaaagATCTGTATGTGGAGAACTCTCAGCTGATGAAAGCTCTTCAGGTCACTGAGCAGCGGCAGAAGAACGCAGAGAAGAGGAATTACTTGTTGGAGGACAAGGTCAAAGCTCTAAACAAGCTGCTGAGAGAAATTGTCCCTGCGTCCTTACCACGCAGTTGCTGA
- the ninl gene encoding ninein-like protein isoform X2 has protein sequence MDEADHSHYVAQLKAEFDSCDTTSTGFLDREELTVLCQKLQLDAHLPLILDTLLGERTYTRVNFEEFKDGFVAVLSRSLDFSTSDDESSYLEPVSPEEVEPIFVKGTKHYGQNSCSDSKLNAAVTCDSEDSPLTRTEATDSSPPGVCRAKLRQSMSLDSVESLKSDEEVGNQRENIQPEFPSKADPQEDVEQSVNGGGGSGVHVMMTTYEHGLQQHNTEGLDLLLRKLDANLDGRVSNRNFQCFGSNPLSCSTPVQPAEQQRTLHRSQSLLEECSARSTSPSLLTAAVGQRIFSQLDDGSGCTKPERVVALWTEEGILNSRDILQTLDFSLEERISLEDLTLALDNELLVSGNGIHQAALISYKNEIQHLQVVAEQACKERDKVKADLDLANQRNLQLIGEVDDRNANMELLNQKMIRDLEQDFRDRLTALRSQSEQDSEALLQQVERERNNLQKELQLLRGQEAELQEELSSATKECRHLEDELTVVKLKLTDAENLVNKLQSDLDQLLHDKFGSLDPAGAGLGHDERFTEIIKEYELQCRELQDKNDELSTELELLKGQRGDRKTKRAAAESTALSCTEQRTDSAESDSGDLDMKCNSSPRVKKKLLPADKTTLCSLDSVSGPAVSIQTELALEQLKQIHNQDLQQLHIQLETQVNYYERSLERMRQSMEVERKDIAQAFKLEISELEEQKAQAEQQVKQLKEALDKLHTEIQHGGRGGQGWSNEQERRMQWEQAELEQNFAREISNLVQRLSAEKEQLQAEMKLKMDQEVMLVREESEQRLGQMKLLYAEDQRNFLHQLHHEHQQLQEQRGFWENQLILLEQEKLQCEERAREDQARICSQFTSEKKRVEEQHETAVFQLKEQVSRIKEIIQSYKLQINQSEISLEELMDKCSQGGEELTTSLERCTDLEARLEEACMQLVESVTFIESHEALSKDLSSEKSSVEEELQVVKAREKQLKTQVNQLMEQLGNLQATSDSIIQDRELVADNCSCLSNAFTQQQALRAEIEKEALRTRAESVSKLAAELESLKTDRARLIQDLKDQAMAVDNLQLELDGALEELKKRSSTEDSLQEALKQEQIRTLQLNSSLEEEKEEVCRLSQENISYLRLADQLSTQIVEMEEESSTLRDRLRDLNSQFNETADLVLELRRQLNSKTNEVDQLRAEVADSAEFFHQAKSSLERQCQDVQLEAKERDLDWAREQVNQLQQALQDSQDQLRKAEENLEQEKRRMTQQLMDLEKLVLALEEVMDPASSHRTQLEEVRSEKGALQERLSILQQEIQNLEDDIAKKRRKLEGMEREHERSREEEERLHKENSKYREEVLDLSSRNLQLSNDNAELSAHLHGERESVSMLQERLAAMSKELQEGDDAIRQLQDTVMQQEKEKLQQQAVWTQERQVLERQLSSCKDKLSHLSEVETELKSVILRQKWLEEDKAKLLREADDRNNKVEKLQQSVLSLELEAELLRSQLNTSNQHKLGHSQEVTELQKKLQDTHNTVKEFETKIRKLMKEKEDLCQAMEEQEEKAAITLQEETQRLRIQNQDLQCKLSELQIQGLEVQKLTQEQLNLKTKLSELEKSQTQAKNRAMRTDTAFSVVQMQHFRQLQERQEQEGDGLRERMDHLQSRLLEEQRRSQQLEETLTQQAQQSNSQMSVKQDQYDKAMASLHLRMEDLEIKLKGVQLALQEKVQQLKEQLVKNNKSNKLLKDLYVENSQLMKALQVTEQRQKNAEKRNYLLEDKVKALNKLLREIVPASLPRSC, from the exons agtCTGAAGTCTGATGAAGAGGTTGGAAATCAGAGGGAGAACATCCAGCCAGAATTTCCGTCTAAAG CTGATCCGCAGGAGGATGTGGAGCAGAGCGttaatggaggaggaggatcaggGGTCCATGTAATGATGACAACTTATGAACatggcctacagcagcataacACAGAG GGTCTGGACTTGCTGCTGAGAAAATTGGACGCCAACCTGGACGGTAGAGTCAGCAATAGGAATTTCCAGTGTTTTGGTTCCAACCCGCTTTCCTGCTCCACCCCAGTGCAACCAGCTGAGCAACAGAGGACACTGCACAGG TCCCAGTCACTGTTAGAGGAATGCTCAGCTCGCTCCACCTCACCCTCCCTTCTCACGGCCGCAGTTGGTCAAAGGATTTTCAGCCAGCTGGATGATGGCTCGGGATGCACCAAACCAGAGCGTGTTGTTGCCCTCTGGACCGAGGAGGGCATCCTGAACAGCCGGGATATCCTGCAG ACTCTGGACTTCTCTCTGGAGGAGCGTATCAGTCTGGAAGACCTGACTCTGGCCCTGGACAATGAGCTGCTGGTCAGTGGGAATGGCATCCACCAGGCGGCGCTCATCTCTTACAAGAACGAGATCCAGCACCTGCA agtgGTAGCAGAACAGGCTTGCAAGGAGCGGGACAAGGTGAAGGCAGACCTGGATCTGGCCAATCAGAGGAACCTGCAGCTGATTGGGGAGGTGGATGACCGCAACGCCAATATGGAGTTGCTCAACCAGAAAATGATTAG GGACCTGGAGCAGGATTTCCGTGATAGGTTAACAGCTCTGCGCAGTCAGTCAGAGCAAGACAGTGaggctctgctgcagcaggtggagaGAGAACGGAACAATCTGCAAAAGGAGCTGCAACTGCTCAGAGGGCAGGAGGCTGAGTTGCAGGAGGAGCTCAGCAGTGCCACAAAG GAGTGCAGACATCTTGAGGATGAgctgactgttgtgaagctgaaGCTGACTGATGCAGAGAACTTAGTTAACAAACTTCAGAGCGACCTGGACCAGCTGCTGCATGACAag TTTGGCAGCTTGGACCCGGCTGGTGCTGGTCTGGGTCATGACGAGAGATTCACTGAGATCATCAAAGAGTACGAGCTGCAGTGTAGG gaACTGCaggacaaaaatgatgagctGAGCACAGAGTTGGAGCTTCTGAAAGGTCAGAGGGGGGACAGAAAGACCaagagagctgcagcagaatcCACTGCTCTGAGCTGTACCGAACAACGCACTGACAGTGCAGAATCTGATTCTG GCGATTTGGACATGAAGTGCAACTCATCTCCTCGGGTGAAGAAGAAACTGCTGCCAGCTGATAAAACCA CTCTGTGTTCCCTGGATAGTGTTTCTGGTCCTGCTGTCAGTATCCAGACTGAATTGGCTCTGGAGCAGCTTAAGCAAATACACAACCAGGACCTGCAGCAACTGCACATCCAGCTTGAGACGCAG GTGAACTACTACGAGCGCAGCCTGGAACGAATGAGACAGAGCATGGAGGTGGAGCGTAAAGACATCGCTCAAGCCTTCAAG ttggAGATCAGTGAACTAGAAGAGCAGAAGGCTcaggcagagcagcaggtgAAGCAGCTGAAGGAAGCTCTGGACAAACTACATACTGAGATCCAAcatggaggaagaggtggacAAGGGTGGAGCAACGAGCAAGAGCGCAG GATGCAGTGGGAacaggcagagctggagcagaACTTTGCTAGAGAGATCAGCAACCTGGTCCAGAGACTGAGTGCTGAGAAGGAACAGCTGCAGGCTGAAATGAAGCTGAAGATGGACCAAGAAGTGATGCTGGTCAG GGAGGAGTCTGAGCAGCGACTTGGTCAGATGAAGCTGCTGTATGCTGAAGATCAGCGCAACTTCCTCCATCAGCTTCATCATGAGCACCAACAGCTACAGGAGCAGAGAGGTTTCTGGGAAAACCAACTCATACTTTTGGAGCAGGAAAAGCTGCAATGTGAAGAGAGAGCCAGGGAGGATCAGGCCAGGATTTGTAGTCAGTTCAcctcagagaagaagagggtgGAGGAGCAGCATGAGACGGCAGTCTTTCAGCTAAAGGAGCAGGTCTCAAGAATAAAGGAGATCATACAGAGCTACAAGCTGCAGATCAACCAATCAGAGATCAGTTTAGAGGAGCTCATGGATAAATGTAGTCAGGGTGGGGAAGAACTTACAACATCTCTAGAGCGGTGCACTGACCTGGAAGCCAGGCTCGAGGAGGCCTGCATGCAACTGGTGGAGAGTGTTACCTTCATTGAGTCTCATGAGGCTTTGAGCAAAGACCTCTCCTCAGAAAAGAGTtcagtggaggaggagctgcaggtggTGAAGGCCAGAGAGAAGCAGCTTAAGACTCAGGTGAACCAGCTGATGGAACAACTGGGAAACCTCCAAGCCACATCAGACAGTATCATACAGGATCGGGAATTGGTGGCGGACAACTGCAGCTGCCTCTCCAATGCCTTCACCCAGCAGCAGGCCCTAAGGGCTGAGATAGAAAAGGAGGCCCTGAGGACCAGGGCTGAAAGTGTCTCTAAACTGGCTGCTGAACTGGAGTCATTAAAGACAGACCGAGCCAGACTGATCCAAGACCTGAAGGACCAAGCAATGGCAGTGGACAAcctgcagctggagctggatGGAGCCTTAGAGGAGTTAAAAAAGAGGAGTAGCACTGAGGATAGTCTGCAGGAGGCTTTGAAGCAGGAGCAGATAAGGACATTGCAGCTCAACTCTAgtctggaggaagagaaagaagaggtcTGTCGTCTAAGCCAGGAGAATATCAGCTACCTCCGGTTGGCTGACCAGCTATCCACGCAGATTgtagagatggaggaggagagctctACTCTGAGAGACCGTCTTAGAGATCTCAACTCTCAGTTCAATGAAACTGCAGACCTGGTCCTGGAACTCAGGAGGCAGCTCAACTCTAAAACCAATGAGGTAGACCAGCTGAGGGCTGAGGTAGCAGACAGTGCTGAATTTTTCCATCAAGCAAAGTCTTCCTTAGAGAGGCAGTGCCAAGATGTTCAGCTGGAGGCCAAAGAGAGGGACCTGGACTGGGCCAGGGAGCAGGTgaaccagctgcagcaggccCTGCAGGACTCACAGGACCAGCTGAGAAAGGCAGAAGAGAATTtggaacaggagaagagaaggatgACGCAGCAGCTGATGGATCTAGAGAAACTAGTCCTTGCTCTGGAGGAAGTGATGGACCCAGCCAGTTCACACAG GACTCAGTTGGAGGAGGTTCGATCAGAGAAAGGAGCTCTTCAGGAGCGACTCAGCATCCTGCAGCAAGAAATCCAGAACCTGGAGGATGATATTGCCAAGAAAAG gaggaaactggaggggatggagagagaacacgagaggagcagagaagaagaagagaggctGCACAAAGAG AATTCCAAATATCGAGAGGAGGTGCTAGATCTGAGCAGCAGAAATCTGCAGTTGAGCAATGACAATGCCGAGCTCAGTGCCCATCTCCATGGAGAGCGGGAATCAGTCAGTATGCTACAGGAGCGCCTGGCGGCAATGTCCAAGGAGCTGCAAGAGGGAGATGATGCG ATACGACAGCTGCAGGATACAGTGATGcaacaagagaaagagaagctgcagcagcaggcagtATGGACACAGGAGAGACAAGTGCTGGAGAGGCAGCTTAGCTCCTGCAAAGACAAG CTGAGTCACCTGTCGGAGGTGGAAACGGAGCTCAAAAGTGTGATTCTAAGGCAGAAGTGGCTGGAGGAAGACAAGGCCAAACTGTTGAGAGAGGCAGATGACCGCAACAACAAG gtggagaagctgcagcagtctgttctctctctggAGTTGGAAGCTGAGCTGCTTCGCTCTCAGCTCAACACCAGCAATCAGCACAAACTTGGCCACAGTCAGGAAGTAACTGAGTTGCAGAAGAAGCTGCAGGACACTCACAACACG GTGAAGGAGTTTGAGACCAAAATCAGGAAGCtgatgaaggagaaggaagatCTGTGTCAAGCCatggaggaacaggaggagaagGCTGCTATCACCCTGCAGGAGGAGACCCAGAGACTGAGGATCCAGAACCAGGATCTCCAATGCAAG CTGTCAGAGTTACAGATCCAAGGTCTGGAGGTCCAGAAACTGACACAAGAGCAGCTTAACCTGAAGACCAAACTGAGTGAGCTGGAGAAGTCTCAGACACAGGCAAAGAACCGG GCAATGCGGACAGACACCGCTTTCAGCGTGGTACAGATGCAGCATTTTCGGCAGCTGCAGGAGAGGCAAGAGCAGGAGGGTGATGGACTCAGAGAACGGATGGACCATCTGCAGTCCCGGCTGCTGGAGGAGCAAAGGAGGagtcagcagctggaggagacaCTGACCCAGCAAGCCCAGCAGAGCAACTCTCAGATGAGCGTCAAACAG gATCAATATGATAAGGCCATGGCCTCGTTACATCTGAGGATGGAGGACCTAGAGATCAAACTGAAGGGGGTCCAGTTGGCTCTGCAGGAAAAAGTCCAGCAGCTTAAAGAACAG CTGGTGAAGAACAACAAGtcaaacaagctgctgaaagATCTGTATGTGGAGAACTCTCAGCTGATGAAAGCTCTTCAGGTCACTGAGCAGCGGCAGAAGAACGCAGAGAAGAGGAATTACTTGTTGGAGGACAAGGTCAAAGCTCTAAACAAGCTGCTGAGAGAAATTGTCCCTGCGTCCTTACCACGCAGTTGCTGA